gTTAAAAATTTGACACAAAGAAAAAGGTCAACATCAACACAACATCACctttaaatttactgtaaacaacTTCAATAGCAAAGTGGTAGAAGGGAGACGTAAATGTCACTGTaaacacttctttaaaaaaaaatcttatcgCACACCATGTTTACTGCAAACTTACCTCATGGCTACATTAGACCCATCAATGACTATTGGTCTGAGTGCGTCCTCATCCTCTGCCAGCTCTTCTGAAGCGCTTGACATTGCTGGAGCATTATGACAGGGATTTTGGGCACTTTGGACTTTACTGGAAGCGTCCCCACGTGAAACCAGCACAGGGGAGGCTGTAGgttcctctctctcctctgatTCCCCAGCAGCCTGTATCAGCTCACCCAAAACCCTGTTGGTGTCTGCGTTGAGGCCGAGTTTCAAGAAAGCAGCGCGGACCTGCGTTTGGGAAAACCCCAGCTTGAGGAACAGGTCGAGCTGGGCCTGAAACTCAGAACCCAGTTCTGAGGATTCATCTGGAGTCGGGCTGGACTGGGCCGGGTCCATTCTAATGCTGCTGGAAACAGGAGGGCTGTACAAAGATGTGGGTGCTGTTACCCATGCGTTGGTGGTGTTTACGGCAGAGCTGTGGGATCCTACACTGGAAGACCAAAAGGAATCCAAATACAGTTGTAACGTGGGGATGGTGCTGATTTCAGCACTCATCTCTTCATCCGGAAAAAAACGTCTTTGTCAGTCACACCTGTTTAGAGAATGTGTAATAATAGATATGATAAACAAAGCGTTCATagctaattaaatatttatttatagcctcaaataaaattaaaacacatcTAATTATCTAAATATCATGAagttaaatgataaatatttcaaacatttcggcatttaattatgaattttaaaacaattaaaatgactaaactaCTATTCAATCGATGTTTTgtcaataaacaatattttattcaaatatattaaatctataaaaataaataaacatgaatagtTTGCGTTTATATTAAAacgtaaaaaatatataaattctttaaaaaagaaaaaaataataatatgtagtAAATCGCTAATAAAccataaaaccaataaatcgaAGTCTGTTACTGCACAGGAAATGTAGTTTTGATACGTGAAACTTTAGGCTTTAAAATGAGCACATTACTCATTTTGTCTTTTTAGATCATGAAATATTGACAGTTACAACAGCGACATCACATTATTTCATTGTTTCCATATTCTTTATTTGCGGCGCGTTCCCGCATTCCAACACATGGACGCGCGCTGTCCCCCCTTACTTAACCTCACCACATGTTTACCAATATTCTAAAGTTAATGTCtacataaaatcacattataAGTAGATATTAAACCGTTTACTATCAGGTTACTATATACATGTCTATGTCAACTATTAGAAACGTCAATGTAGGCTACCAAAACTATCGCTTAGTGTACGTAATATGTACAAATGTATAAGTTCGAAAGGTTacagacaaaataaaagttataagTACCTTTACTTGATCCGTTCTCTTAGCGTTTCGAGCTGCTGTCTCCTTGTAATAAAGTTGATAAGCTCGTGAGTTTTGCTCCTGTTGAACCCAAAGCAGCGGAGAGTGAATCGGCACACCTCTAAGTTTCAAACAAAGTTTCAAACCAGGAAGCAAGACAAGCACGTGATGACGTCACGGAGGACACATTTATGGCTCTTCTTCCTCTATTAAGAATAATGATGGACTGGTGGATTGGTGTAATGTGGCACACTGACTAATGTGGGACACCTAAGCTTCAGTGCATTTATCTCTTCATTTGCAACATTAAAGTGAGCAAGCTTGGTGTTGAATTCAAGCAGGGGTGTCAAGTTATTGAATCACTTGACTTTCTGGAAATTATGTCAGAAATGTGGCTAGGAAAATCATCAAACAGGAAGTACCTTTTTTAACGTTCACTGAAATGACAGTGAATTAATGTTAAGGATATAAATCTTTATCGAAAAAGTTATCGAATTATATTTGTGATGTATTTGTACATCAAAATTTGCAATgatgttaaaatgtgttaagaatattttctatttgaagcAATCTTTGTCGTCCCACTTTAGAAAAGGATGTTTTCAAAAGTGGGACAGTCAAATATACCATGTTATTCAATtgataaaatgtgcattaagaaaGTTAAATATCATAcatgtatttttgttcatttttgagcTTATAATGCagcaattttatttgtttaaagatCTAGATTCAAAATTTAGAGACTAGAGGACAATGGGATCCTGGACCGTGATGAGTCCATGACTGGCCAGGACTGCTTATTTCTGTAATGAAGTGTTTTTACCATTACAATTTGCTTAATACaagcttttgaaaaaaataagtttaatattAGAAGTTTATTAACAGTTTTGAAGGCAATCCAAATTTTTCatagttttaaaaattatgaaattattttgcTATCTTTATTAAgttcaattttacatttttgactttattacatggttgttattattattgttgctgccaaaaatctgacatttttaaaataaattattttaaataatataagttTTCTGtgttatataattgtatttaacaTTCCATATATGAACATATAGGTTACTAGTTTTTTAGACTTGTGAAGACAGCAAACACACTGTAGGCCTACTAAATTAATTAAGCAAACATGGGTATTCACATTTAACCATGAGTGTAAAGTTTACTTTGTAACAATTTGACTATTTATAACCCAAAACATAGCGTCCCAGATTAGAAAATCCACAAATTCTTATATATGTGCCATTTCCCCTTTAATTACAATATCTGAAAAATTTCTTCTGATTTAGATAGGGAACATCTTGGGGATTAATTTGTCTAAATATGATGCacaagttaatatttcaaaaagtgTCCCATATTACCCTAATCCACCCTATGAAAGTTTTTATAAAGGCAAAagctataaaaataattaactttGAAAATAAGGCGTTGTAAAATGTTGTAGCTACTACATGTTAGCGTTTTTATtcctataaaaatgtttgtctttagTCATAATGTACCCACTAGCTGCATATGTAAATTGTAAAAGAATGCTGTTGATACTACAGtacctgttttttttccttaacttgtttaaaaataaaagtttccaTTAGAATCAAATgttttatacatcatatgagAGCTGATGTAATATGAGAACATTAAGTTCCACTTTTCATTTCCTAGAAAACTCAGAACCCATCAGCCGACACGTGACCTAAAGAAACTATAGCCTAATGAAACATCCAgaactattttaatttattttaataatagttcTTTATAAGATAAAggtctttgttttattaatgcaatttaacattttattattatttttaatatgtgtgTGATACTGTTGAATTCATAAAAtcatattaataacaataacaacatgaacttatttatatatttattggtTTTACACAATACAAGAAATTGTTCTAAGAATTTCTTCAATTAAACTGAAACAGGCAAAAAGTTGTTGAGCAAACATTAATTCACATGTTCTACATTTGTAAATTTCACTTCCCCTATCTATATACAGCACAGGACAGTGAGAAGTGAGGGCGTGATCTTGGTGCTTTTTTAAATTCTCACTATTACTCCAGGTTATTAGTTCCTCACCAACAGCCACATATTTTCACACTATCACATTTGGTTGATGTTATCTTGGAATCAAGAAAGGCAAATGTCAAGAGAACAACAAAATCATGAACATTTGGGTGTGTTAAAAGTCATTTCTTTTGTGGTTTGCAAAAAAAGGgaaaccctaattaaacactgACTCAGACCACAGTTAGTTGCATAGATTGCAACTTGTCTCCTCTCACCTGTCTTCTTGCTTCAGTCTTTTTCTACTTAATATGCAAATAATGAatgattttttgtatgtttgtatatttatttgacTGACGGAATGCATTTGAGTGCTGCTTATACATATGTTGTAGTTCATAgagataaaaacataaataaaaaaaacctataaCTATTCAATATTTAAGTTGTAATTGTTTATAAAGAGACTCCACTAAGAATCATTCCACTAAAAATTTTTAAAGTAAAGGGGATGCTTGGGGTTTTGCGTGAACTTTGTGGCAATTTacctttttaataattatttttctggGATGTTGGCCAACTTGGGCATGATGTTCCTCTCCCGTGGATTGAGATTCTTCGTGGTCTGAAGTTTCTCCGCCTTCTTCATGATGTTCCTCTCCCGTGGATTGAGATTCTTCGTGGTCTGAAGTTTCTCCGCCTTCTTCATGATGTTCCTCTCCCGTGGATTGAGATTCTTCGTGGTCTGAAGTTTCTCCGCCTTCTTCATGATGTTCCTCTCCCGTGGATTGAGATTCTTCGTGGTCTGAAGTTTCTCCGCCTTCTTCATGATGTTCCTCTCCCGTGGATTGAGATTCTTCGTGGTCTGAAGTTTCTCCGCCTTCTTCATGATGTTCCTCTCCCGTGGATTGAGATTCTTCGTGGTCTGAAGTTTCTCCGCCTTCTTCATGATGTTCCTCTCCCGTGGATTGAGATTCTTCGTGGTCTGAAGTTTCTCCGCCTTCTTCATGATGTTCCTCTCCCGTGGATTGAGATTCTTCGTGGTCTGAAGTTTCTCCGCCTTCTTCATGATGTTCCTCTCCCGTGGATTGAGATTCTTCGTGGTCTGAAGTTTCTCCGCCTTCTTCATGATGTTCCTCTCCGTGATTGAGATTCTTCATGGTCTGAAGTTTCTCCGCCTTCTTCATGATGTTCCTCTCCGTGGATTGAGATTCTTCGTGGTCTGAAGTTTCTCCGCCTTCTTCATGATGTTCCTCTCCCGTGGATTGAGATTCTTCGTGGTCTGAAGTTTCTCCGCCTTCTTCATGATGTTCCTCTCCCGTGGATTGAGATTCTTCGTGGTCTGAAGTTTCTCCGCCTTCTTCATGATGTTCCTCTCCCGTGGATTGAGATTCTTCGTGGTCTGAAGTTTCTCCGCCTTCTTCATGATGTTCCTCTCCGTGGATTGAGATTCTTCGTGGTCTGAAGTTTCTCCGCCTTCTTCATGATGTTCCTCTCCCGTGGATTGAGATTCTTCGTGGTCTGAAGTTTCTCCGCCTTCTTCATGATGTTCCTCTCCCGTTGATTGAGATTCTTCGTGGTCTGAAGTTTCTCCGCCTTCTTCATGATGTTCCTCTCCCGTGGATTGAGATTCTTCGTGGTCTGAAGTTTCTCCGCCTTCTTCATGATGTTCCTCTCCCGTGGATTGAGATTCTTCGTGGTCTGAAGTTTCTCCGCCTTCTTCATGATGTTCCTCTCCCGTTGATTGAGATTCTTCGTGGTCTGAAGTTTCTTCTTCctcaaaattttcaaaaatgtcagaatcagGCAGAGCAACATCTTCATTGCTACCTGAGTCACCTACAATCTGTGACCCCTCCCCTAATTTGCCATTAAAATTGATGATTGTTTGGATGACTTTTGGACCAGGGAAGTCCATAGCAATTATACCTACACAATGTGGTCTATTTGTGTCTCCCTTAAGATCGAGGAGATAATCGTCAACTtgtttattcagtgtttttgcAATTTCAAGTGGCTCCTCTGATTCTCCGTTGGCCCCAGTGTATGTGAGCATCATCTCCTGTTCACACTTTTGTGAAGCTAACTTGATATTTTCTCTCATTTGTGTTTCTTTTGTATCCATGTCTGCATTCAATTCTGTGATGTGAGCAGGAAGTCCTAATTCTAATGTTGAACTCTGAATCAAGACTATCTTGCCTCTCACCTGACCCAATGTTGGAATCTCTTTGTCTCTCCACACACGCCTTAACAATTCATCATGCCTTAACAATTTTGTGACTTGAGCGACAGCACCCTCATCTGGAGTCAATCTAAGCAACAGTGTCTCTTTCTTCTGTTTTACAAGGAACGTCAgcatagtttttaaaaaataattaagggTCTCTGATTCCTGGACGTTTCCAGTCTTAACGTACTTGATGCTGTCAGAGGACATGTGCAAGTCAAAAAAACGCACGCCTGCATCCAGCTGGTTGTGCAGTCCCCATGCTTGGAACATTGGTGTGGAGGTTCTTAAGTACCTGTTGCTTTGGTGTGTTCCAGGTATTGATATAGCCGATAGAAGTGtgctattttctattttcttcATCCATTTGTGACTGACATACTTGTAACTGAGAGT
This portion of the Onychostoma macrolepis isolate SWU-2019 chromosome 19, ASM1243209v1, whole genome shotgun sequence genome encodes:
- the LOC131525162 gene encoding uncharacterized protein LOC131525162, which gives rise to MGKLQYLSVFIVVAIFTCESKKQVSISETLSYKYVSHKWMKKIENSTLLSAISIPGTHQSNRYLRTSTPMFQAWGLHNQLDAGVRFFDLHMSSDSIKYVKTGNVQESETLNYFLKTMLTFLVKQKKETLLLRLTPDEGAVAQVTKLLRHDELLRRVWRDKEIPTLGQVRGKIVLIQSSTLELGLPAHITELNADMDTKETQMRENIKLASQKCEQEMMLTYTGANGESEEPLEIAKTLNKQVDDYLLDLKGDTNRPHCVGIIAMDFPGPKVIQTIINFNGKLGEGSQIVGDSGSNEDVALPDSDIFENFEEEETSDHEESQSTGEEHHEEGGETSDHEESQSTGEEHHEEGGETSDHEESQSTGEEHHEEGGETSDHEESQSTGEEHHEEGGETSDHEESQSTGEEHHEEGGETSDHEESQSTERNIMKKAEKLQTTKNLNPRERNIMKKAEKLQTTKNLNPRERNIMKKAEKLQTTKNLNPRERNIMKKAEKLQTTKNLNPRRGTS